In Paenibacillus sonchi, a single genomic region encodes these proteins:
- a CDS encoding ketopantoate reductase family protein, translated as MKILVYGAGVLGSYLAHVLVRGGNNVTMLARGARLDELQKNGNVIRHYFQFRTTADKVHVISELQPEDIYDLVFVVMKYPDFHSVLPALAANHSSRVVLVGNNANPTEMKDYLQANSPVEKQVAFGFQVSGGWREPGRMFCVRGPQVQMTIGGLGEDLPWRTVIDQAFVNTKYKLVYQQNMDEWLKSHFMMILPLNFIAPAYNGDLRKAVKDNKLLHQVIAAVDEGHQVLEKLGYTVTPASQLKLARKQRKIFYIMLKIMLSTPVGKILLGDKAVSADEMFALYQAFHDLKSRANIPTPHWDALENYSPLPQR; from the coding sequence ATGAAAATATTGGTGTACGGGGCCGGAGTGTTGGGAAGCTACTTAGCCCATGTGCTGGTGCGGGGAGGCAACAATGTGACCATGCTGGCCAGGGGAGCGCGGCTGGATGAATTGCAAAAGAACGGCAATGTGATCCGGCATTATTTTCAGTTCCGTACCACGGCCGATAAAGTACATGTGATCAGTGAACTGCAGCCGGAGGATATTTATGACCTTGTTTTTGTCGTGATGAAATATCCCGATTTCCATTCGGTACTGCCTGCACTTGCAGCGAACCACAGCAGCCGGGTGGTACTCGTAGGGAATAATGCCAACCCCACAGAGATGAAGGATTATTTGCAGGCCAACAGTCCGGTTGAAAAGCAGGTTGCCTTTGGATTCCAAGTGAGTGGCGGATGGAGGGAGCCCGGCCGGATGTTCTGCGTGCGTGGACCCCAGGTGCAAATGACCATCGGCGGCCTGGGTGAAGATTTGCCTTGGCGGACGGTGATTGACCAGGCTTTTGTGAACACCAAATATAAATTGGTCTATCAACAGAACATGGATGAATGGCTGAAAAGCCACTTTATGATGATCCTGCCTTTGAATTTCATTGCGCCTGCCTACAACGGTGATTTGCGCAAGGCTGTAAAAGACAATAAGCTGCTTCATCAGGTCATTGCTGCTGTAGATGAGGGCCATCAAGTCTTGGAGAAGCTCGGATATACGGTTACGCCTGCAAGTCAACTGAAATTAGCCCGGAAGCAAAGGAAAATATTCTATATCATGCTGAAGATAATGCTGTCCACCCCTGTCGGCAAAATTCTCCTGGGCGATAAAGCGGTGTCTGCTGACGAGATGTTTGCACTATATCAAGCCTTTCATGATTTAAAGAGCAGAGCCAACATTCCCACACCCCATTGGGATGCGCTCGAAAATTATTCTCCGCTCCCGCAGAGGTAA
- the hisC gene encoding histidinol-phosphate transaminase: protein MNPKPNIVNLPVYKPGKPIEEVKKELGLNDVIKLASNENPYGSSPSAKAAILAELDNLYLYPDGSAAELTSALAGHLGVKSGNIIFGCGSDEIIALIARAFFLPGDETIMADQTFSVYKSNADIEGAVSIEVPLADGTHDLDAMLARVTERTKVIWICNPNNPTGTIVPEEALITFLNAVPSGVMVVLDEAYCEYVTDLSYSNGIKLLESYPNLVVLRTFSKIYGLAALRIGYGVASPQIISLINKVREPFNTSRLAQAGALAALADQEYVQECRRLNSAGILQLQAEFKRLDLAFFPAHGNFIMVDVRKPAADIFDALLRRGIIVRAGHKLYPTYIRVTVGSAEQNKAFITALEQVLQEQGVQV from the coding sequence ATGAACCCGAAACCGAATATTGTTAACCTCCCTGTATATAAGCCGGGGAAACCTATTGAGGAAGTGAAAAAGGAGCTGGGCTTAAACGATGTCATTAAGCTGGCCTCCAATGAGAACCCGTACGGGTCTTCGCCAAGTGCAAAAGCCGCCATCCTGGCAGAGCTCGACAACTTGTATCTGTACCCTGACGGTTCGGCTGCTGAATTGACGTCAGCGCTGGCGGGGCATCTCGGAGTGAAGAGCGGCAACATTATCTTTGGCTGCGGCTCGGATGAGATTATCGCCTTGATTGCCCGGGCATTTTTCCTGCCGGGAGACGAGACGATTATGGCAGACCAGACCTTTTCCGTATATAAAAGCAATGCCGATATCGAAGGAGCAGTCTCCATCGAAGTGCCTCTGGCGGACGGTACGCATGATCTGGATGCGATGCTGGCCCGGGTTACAGAGCGGACCAAGGTCATCTGGATCTGTAATCCGAATAACCCTACCGGGACGATCGTGCCCGAGGAAGCCTTAATTACATTCCTGAATGCGGTGCCGTCCGGGGTGATGGTTGTCCTGGATGAAGCGTATTGCGAATATGTGACTGATCTTTCGTACTCGAATGGAATCAAGCTGCTGGAATCCTATCCGAACCTCGTTGTACTGCGCACCTTCTCCAAGATTTACGGCTTGGCTGCACTGCGCATCGGGTACGGGGTGGCAAGTCCGCAGATTATCTCCTTGATCAACAAGGTGCGTGAACCGTTTAATACCTCGCGTCTGGCACAGGCCGGAGCACTTGCTGCGCTTGCTGACCAGGAATACGTACAGGAGTGCCGCCGTCTGAACAGTGCGGGCATTCTCCAGCTTCAGGCTGAATTCAAGCGGCTGGACCTTGCATTCTTCCCGGCGCACGGCAATTTCATTATGGTGGATGTGCGGAAGCCGGCAGCCGATATTTTTGATGCATTGCTGCGGCGGGGGATTATAGTGAGAGCAGGGCATAAGCTGTACCCGACCTATATTCGTGTCACCGTCGGTTCGGCGGAGCAGAACAAGGCTTTTATCACTGCGCTGGAGCAGGTGCTTCAGGAACAGGGCGTACAAGTCTAA
- the trpA gene encoding tryptophan synthase subunit alpha yields MTTETTNRMDVAFRRLKEEGRTALIPFLTVGDPDLETTLEIIAELEAAGADILELGVPYSDPLADGPVIQRASSRALRGNINLRTCMETALKARQAGSKLPFILFTYYNPVMQMGLDNFFSLLDAHEISGLIIPDLPVEESEDMRQRSRAAGVNLIPLVAPTSSERIARIVAGASGFVYCVSSLGVTGERSSFHSGVDDFIASVRQATDLPVAVGFGISTGEQVARFARICDGVVVGSAIVRKVEDVIPLLDNPATRSEGLLQIREFVAQLRP; encoded by the coding sequence ATGACAACCGAAACGACGAACCGGATGGATGTGGCCTTCCGCAGGCTGAAGGAGGAGGGCCGGACAGCGCTGATTCCGTTCCTGACTGTAGGCGATCCTGATCTGGAGACTACGCTTGAGATTATCGCCGAGCTGGAGGCGGCAGGGGCGGATATTCTGGAGCTGGGCGTGCCTTATTCCGATCCGCTGGCGGACGGTCCTGTAATTCAGCGCGCATCTTCCCGGGCCTTGCGCGGCAATATCAATCTGCGCACCTGCATGGAAACAGCGCTGAAGGCCCGGCAGGCGGGCAGCAAGCTGCCTTTTATTCTGTTCACCTACTACAATCCGGTCATGCAGATGGGGCTGGACAACTTTTTCTCCCTGCTGGATGCCCATGAGATCAGCGGGCTGATCATACCTGATCTTCCGGTGGAAGAGTCAGAGGATATGCGCCAGCGCAGCCGTGCCGCAGGGGTAAATCTGATTCCGCTTGTAGCGCCTACGTCCAGCGAGCGGATTGCGCGTATTGTCGCCGGGGCGAGCGGTTTCGTGTACTGCGTATCTTCGCTTGGAGTTACAGGAGAACGCTCTTCCTTTCATTCCGGAGTGGATGACTTCATTGCTTCTGTCCGCCAGGCCACGGACCTTCCGGTAGCGGTGGGCTTTGGGATCTCGACCGGTGAGCAGGTAGCACGGTTTGCCCGTATCTGCGACGGTGTAGTGGTAGGCAGCGCTATCGTCCGCAAGGTCGAGGATGTTATACCGCTTCTGGACAATCCTGCTACCCGAAGTGAAGGACTGTTGCAAATTCGTGAATTTGTGGCACAATTAAGACCATAA
- the trpB gene encoding tryptophan synthase subunit beta has protein sequence MIQVPDKNGRFGSFGGRFVPETLMNALIELEEAYNRFSADPAFQKEVDYLLKQYSGRETPLYYAERLSKHLGEAKIYLKREDLNHTGAHKINNAIGQGILAKMMGKTKVIAETGAGQHGVATATVAALLGMECKVFMGEEDTRRQALNVFRMKLLGAEVIPVTSGSRTLKDAGNEALRYWVSNVEDTFYVLGSAVGPHPYPMMVRNFQRIIGDETRRQILEAEGRLPDLLVAAVGGGSNAIGMFYPFMEDEQVGMIGVEAAGKGVETPFHAATMSKGTRGVFQGSLSYLLQDEYGQVQEAHSISAGLDYPGVGPEHSYLKDVHRAQYVPVTDDEALEALKLLCVTEGIIPALESAHALAHVVKLGPALSKDDLVVICLSGRGDKDVESIMAYTEGAGK, from the coding sequence ATGATACAAGTACCGGACAAGAATGGGCGTTTTGGTTCTTTTGGAGGCCGCTTCGTTCCTGAAACGTTGATGAATGCGCTGATTGAGCTGGAGGAAGCCTACAACAGGTTTTCCGCCGATCCGGCTTTTCAGAAGGAAGTGGATTATCTGCTCAAGCAATATTCCGGACGCGAGACTCCGCTCTATTATGCGGAACGTCTCAGCAAACATCTGGGAGAAGCAAAAATTTACTTGAAACGCGAGGATCTCAACCATACAGGCGCCCACAAAATCAACAATGCGATCGGCCAGGGCATACTCGCCAAGATGATGGGCAAAACCAAAGTCATCGCCGAAACCGGCGCAGGCCAGCATGGTGTGGCCACAGCTACGGTAGCAGCGCTGCTCGGAATGGAGTGCAAGGTGTTCATGGGCGAAGAAGACACACGACGCCAGGCGCTGAACGTCTTCCGCATGAAGCTGCTGGGGGCTGAAGTCATTCCGGTGACTTCCGGTTCGCGGACACTGAAGGACGCAGGGAATGAGGCGCTCCGCTACTGGGTCAGCAACGTGGAGGACACCTTCTACGTGCTGGGTTCTGCTGTAGGCCCGCATCCGTATCCGATGATGGTCCGCAATTTCCAGCGGATTATCGGGGATGAGACACGGCGCCAGATTCTGGAAGCCGAAGGCAGGCTGCCGGATTTGCTGGTCGCAGCAGTGGGCGGCGGCAGCAATGCGATCGGCATGTTCTATCCGTTCATGGAGGATGAGCAGGTCGGGATGATCGGGGTGGAAGCAGCCGGCAAAGGCGTGGAGACTCCCTTCCATGCGGCAACGATGAGCAAAGGGACCCGGGGAGTCTTTCAGGGCTCGCTAAGCTACCTGCTGCAGGATGAGTATGGACAAGTACAGGAGGCGCATTCCATTTCCGCCGGTCTGGACTATCCCGGAGTAGGACCTGAACATTCCTACCTCAAAGATGTCCACCGTGCCCAGTATGTACCGGTTACGGATGATGAAGCACTGGAAGCCCTGAAGCTGCTCTGCGTAACTGAAGGGATTATTCCGGCGCTTGAATCCGCCCACGCCCTTGCGCATGTTGTGAAGCTTGGACCGGCATTGTCCAAGGATGATCTCGTGGTGATCTGTTTGTCGGGACGCGGGGACAAGGATGTTGAGTCGATTATGGCCTACACGGAAGGGGCGGGTAAGTGA
- a CDS encoding phosphoribosylanthranilate isomerase yields MAETLVKICGLQDVEVLKSMKRLPVDYIGFVFAESRRRVSPGQAAELIAGLAEWENGNPPLAAGVFVNPTLAELAALLSTVPLKVIQLHGRESAELCRAVKAAFPQVQVWKALSVAKSKAESDADGPHALQQYAGAVDALLLDTYDPAGSGGSGQTFDWGKIPSYQQAASEYGLPLFVAGGLHPDNVRELLDGYAPYGVDVSSGVESGGVKDLIKMTAFVERVKQS; encoded by the coding sequence GTGGCTGAGACGCTGGTAAAAATCTGTGGACTTCAGGACGTTGAAGTGCTAAAATCTATGAAGCGATTACCTGTGGATTATATCGGGTTTGTGTTTGCAGAGAGCCGCCGCAGGGTGAGCCCCGGACAAGCGGCAGAGCTTATTGCCGGGCTTGCGGAATGGGAGAACGGAAACCCTCCGCTCGCTGCCGGAGTGTTTGTGAATCCTACACTTGCTGAGCTTGCAGCGCTGCTCTCCACCGTGCCGCTGAAGGTCATTCAGCTGCATGGCCGGGAGAGTGCGGAATTGTGCCGGGCCGTCAAGGCGGCTTTTCCCCAGGTGCAGGTATGGAAGGCTCTTTCAGTAGCCAAAAGCAAGGCCGAGTCTGATGCGGACGGTCCGCATGCTCTTCAGCAATATGCCGGTGCTGTTGATGCTCTGCTGCTGGATACCTATGACCCGGCCGGCAGCGGCGGCTCCGGGCAGACCTTTGATTGGGGGAAGATTCCTTCGTATCAACAGGCGGCTTCTGAATATGGCCTGCCACTATTTGTCGCTGGCGGATTGCACCCGGATAATGTGCGTGAACTGCTGGACGGCTATGCTCCCTATGGTGTTGATGTTTCAAGCGGCGTAGAGAGCGGCGGGGTTAAGGATCTCATCAAAATGACAGCTTTTGTGGAAAGGGTGAAGCAATCATGA
- the trpC gene encoding indole-3-glycerol phosphate synthase TrpC, which yields MYLERIVATKIKEVEALSTTFSLEEAKRQIAALPPTRGFRTALTKSRNRSMGLIAEVKKASPSKGLIRADFDPVSIAKGYEAGGADCLSVLTDKDYFQGSGAYLQQVREAVDLPLLRKDFIIDERQIYEARLLGADAVLLIAAILTPEQLISFTDTAASLGLDILIEIHDRSELETVQATGKLEHPGVLLGINNRNLRTFETALSTTAELAALLPGSVPVISESGIAGPRDIDYLRTTGASGVLVGEYLMRQPDVEQAVNGLLGALPEGKERAARG from the coding sequence ATGTATCTTGAGCGGATTGTTGCCACCAAAATCAAAGAAGTAGAAGCCCTAAGCACAACGTTCTCTCTGGAGGAGGCCAAACGTCAGATTGCAGCCTTGCCCCCTACAAGGGGATTTCGAACAGCGCTTACGAAGTCACGGAACAGATCCATGGGGCTGATTGCCGAAGTAAAGAAGGCCTCTCCGTCCAAAGGCCTGATCCGGGCGGATTTCGATCCGGTGTCTATCGCCAAGGGGTATGAAGCGGGAGGGGCGGATTGTTTATCCGTCCTTACGGATAAAGATTATTTTCAGGGCAGCGGCGCTTACCTGCAGCAGGTTAGGGAGGCGGTAGATCTTCCGCTGCTGCGCAAGGATTTCATTATCGATGAACGCCAGATTTACGAAGCCCGGCTGCTGGGTGCCGACGCGGTGCTGCTGATCGCCGCCATTCTGACGCCTGAACAGCTGATTTCGTTCACGGATACAGCTGCCTCGCTGGGACTCGATATCCTGATTGAGATTCATGACCGGAGCGAGCTGGAGACCGTTCAGGCTACCGGGAAACTGGAGCACCCTGGGGTGCTGCTGGGGATTAACAACCGCAATCTGCGCACGTTTGAGACGGCACTGTCTACCACAGCCGAGCTTGCTGCGCTGCTTCCCGGCTCAGTTCCCGTGATCAGCGAGAGCGGAATAGCCGGCCCCCGGGATATTGATTATCTTAGAACCACCGGAGCCAGCGGCGTGCTGGTCGGAGAATATCTGATGCGCCAGCCGGATGTGGAACAGGCAGTGAACGGGCTGCTTGGTGCGCTGCCGGAAGGAAAGGAACGTGCCGCCCGTGGCTGA
- the trpD gene encoding anthranilate phosphoribosyltransferase: MDASQRIQSGIASIIEGRDLSRLQAREIMGSIMEGAASAAQIGSLLTALRIKGETVEEITGFAEAMRGFSTHVATERSQLLDTCGTGGSGIHKFNISTASAIISSAASVRVAKHGNRSASGRAGSADVLEALGVNIHLNAEQARQCLDSIGICFLFAQIYHPSMKHAAAPRKELGFRTVFNMLGPLTNPAGADRQLMGIYDRDKTQTIAHVLKELGSKRAMIVSSLDGLDEISISAPTQVSELKNGVVTTYEITPQELGLSTHPLENVLGGDAAENAAIITGVLQGDVNPYRDIVLANAGACIYVAGLADTLQEGVEQAKAVVDSGAALLKLEQLKAMTKELDYVS; this comes from the coding sequence ATGGACGCAAGCCAAAGGATACAATCAGGGATTGCCAGTATAATCGAGGGCCGGGATCTCAGCCGGCTGCAGGCGCGGGAGATTATGGGGTCAATTATGGAAGGGGCGGCCTCAGCGGCGCAGATTGGCTCACTGCTGACGGCACTCCGGATTAAGGGAGAAACCGTTGAAGAAATCACCGGGTTCGCGGAAGCGATGCGGGGGTTCAGCACACATGTGGCTACGGAACGGTCCCAGCTGCTGGATACCTGCGGGACCGGCGGCTCGGGCATCCATAAGTTCAATATTTCCACAGCCTCGGCCATTATATCATCTGCAGCTTCCGTCAGAGTTGCCAAACACGGCAACCGTTCCGCCTCCGGCAGAGCGGGCAGTGCCGACGTGCTTGAGGCGCTTGGAGTCAATATTCATCTGAATGCGGAGCAGGCCCGGCAGTGCCTGGACAGCATCGGCATCTGCTTTCTGTTCGCGCAAATCTACCATCCGTCGATGAAGCACGCTGCAGCGCCGCGGAAGGAGCTGGGGTTCCGCACTGTATTCAATATGCTGGGACCGCTGACCAACCCGGCAGGCGCGGACCGTCAGCTGATGGGGATCTACGACAGGGACAAAACACAGACTATAGCCCACGTGCTGAAAGAGCTTGGTTCCAAGCGTGCGATGATTGTAAGCAGTCTGGACGGCCTGGATGAGATCAGCATTTCCGCTCCCACACAGGTGTCTGAACTGAAGAACGGTGTGGTGACGACCTATGAGATCACCCCGCAGGAATTGGGACTAAGCACACATCCGCTGGAGAATGTGCTTGGCGGTGATGCGGCCGAGAATGCGGCCATCATCACCGGAGTGCTGCAAGGAGATGTGAATCCTTACCGTGATATTGTCCTCGCCAATGCGGGCGCCTGCATTTATGTGGCTGGACTTGCGGATACCTTGCAAGAGGGCGTGGAACAAGCAAAGGCTGTAGTAGATTCCGGCGCTGCGCTGCTGAAGCTGGAGCAGCTCAAAGCCATGACGAAGGAGCTTGATTATGTATCTTGA
- the trpE gene encoding anthranilate synthase component I, with translation MTNPRVEEVLSLSREYNLIPVVTRLLADMETPIRLFQRFAGQDRAFLLESVEGGIQWARYSFIGSDPFLMVSGKKGEVHVEVGGEKRRLSGKPVEELKALLRSYRSPKLDGMPPFTGGAIGFFGYDLLQYYEKLSAHAVDDLNMDDIRFMFCDRIIVFDHVKQQILLVGNLHIKDGDTDSDIRAGYEELSRRLENMAEELQKEGPKENVNRRSIPQDIELGEIHSNLTREQYISNVEQAKEYIRAGDIFQVVLSQRLHIETEVSPLHVYRMLRTLNPSPYMYYLKMDEEIIVGTSPEALVKVDGGRVETRPIAGTRPRGENEAQDRALAAELLEDEKERAEHLMLVDLGRNDLGRVSKFGTVKCDSFMEIERYSHVMHIVSNVSGTLDEGKDFFDAFLSCLPAGTVSGAPKLRAMEIIAELEREARGAYAGAIGYLGFSGNMDSCITIRTIIFRKGRAYVQAGAGIVWDSVPEKEYEETVNKAKAMLKAIRMAEAMFPAEVQEKQVINQDYMYEYTP, from the coding sequence GTGACGAATCCAAGAGTAGAAGAAGTGCTGTCGCTGTCGCGGGAATATAATCTGATCCCTGTAGTTACGCGGCTGCTCGCCGATATGGAGACACCCATCCGGTTATTCCAGCGGTTTGCCGGGCAGGACCGGGCCTTTTTGCTGGAGAGTGTAGAGGGCGGGATACAGTGGGCCCGTTATTCTTTTATCGGCAGTGACCCCTTCCTGATGGTCTCCGGCAAAAAAGGCGAAGTCCATGTAGAGGTCGGCGGCGAGAAGAGACGGCTGTCCGGCAAACCCGTCGAGGAGCTGAAAGCACTGCTCCGCTCATACCGCAGCCCCAAGCTGGACGGGATGCCTCCTTTTACAGGCGGGGCCATCGGATTCTTCGGCTATGATCTGCTGCAGTATTATGAGAAGCTCTCCGCCCACGCAGTCGATGATTTGAATATGGATGATATCCGCTTCATGTTCTGCGACCGCATTATCGTATTCGATCATGTGAAACAGCAGATTCTCCTGGTAGGCAACCTGCATATCAAGGACGGGGATACGGATTCCGATATCCGGGCCGGATATGAGGAACTGAGCCGCCGGCTTGAGAATATGGCTGAAGAGCTTCAGAAGGAAGGACCGAAGGAAAACGTCAACCGGCGCAGCATTCCCCAGGACATAGAACTGGGCGAGATCCATTCGAACCTTACCAGGGAACAGTACATCAGCAATGTGGAGCAGGCGAAGGAATATATCCGGGCGGGGGATATTTTTCAGGTGGTGCTGTCCCAGCGGCTGCACATTGAAACAGAAGTGTCTCCGCTGCATGTCTACCGGATGCTTCGTACGCTGAATCCTTCACCCTATATGTATTATCTGAAAATGGATGAGGAAATCATCGTCGGCACTTCACCCGAGGCGCTGGTCAAGGTGGACGGAGGCCGTGTGGAGACCCGCCCCATCGCCGGGACCCGTCCCCGTGGCGAGAACGAAGCGCAGGACCGGGCGCTGGCCGCTGAACTGCTGGAGGACGAGAAGGAACGGGCAGAGCATCTGATGCTGGTGGATCTGGGCCGCAATGACCTGGGCAGAGTATCCAAATTCGGTACAGTAAAATGCGACTCCTTCATGGAAATTGAGAGGTACTCGCATGTGATGCATATCGTCTCGAATGTGTCAGGGACACTGGACGAGGGCAAGGATTTCTTCGATGCCTTCCTCTCCTGTCTTCCGGCAGGAACCGTATCGGGTGCGCCGAAGCTGCGGGCGATGGAAATCATCGCCGAACTGGAACGGGAAGCGAGAGGCGCTTACGCCGGAGCCATCGGCTATCTCGGGTTTTCCGGAAATATGGATTCCTGCATTACAATCCGCACCATCATTTTCCGCAAAGGCCGGGCTTATGTGCAGGCTGGGGCAGGGATCGTGTGGGATTCGGTTCCCGAGAAGGAATATGAAGAGACCGTCAACAAGGCCAAAGCGATGCTGAAGGCGATCCGGATGGCAGAAGCCATGTTCCCGGCTGAAGTCCAAGAAAAACAGGTAATCAACCAGGATTACATGTATGAATATACCCCTTGA
- the aroH gene encoding chorismate mutase, whose amino-acid sequence MVNRGIRGATTVTNNEENEILRETVVLLREIVERNDVIAEDICSVWITVTGDLDATFPARAIREIEGWDLVPLMCSVEIPVKGGLPKCIRLMVQVNTDKSQRDIRHVYLNEARKLRPDLSQQK is encoded by the coding sequence GTGGTAAACCGGGGAATACGCGGTGCAACAACCGTAACCAACAATGAGGAAAACGAGATCTTGCGCGAAACGGTTGTACTGCTGCGCGAGATTGTGGAGCGAAATGATGTCATTGCGGAAGATATCTGCAGTGTGTGGATTACGGTGACCGGAGATCTGGACGCTACCTTTCCGGCGCGGGCCATCCGGGAAATTGAAGGCTGGGACCTGGTGCCGCTGATGTGCTCCGTGGAGATTCCCGTCAAAGGCGGCCTGCCGAAGTGCATCCGGCTTATGGTGCAGGTCAACACCGATAAATCGCAGCGGGATATCCGCCACGTCTATTTGAATGAAGCCCGGAAGCTCCGTCCGGATCTCTCACAGCAGAAGTAA
- the aroB gene encoding 3-dehydroquinate synthase, which yields MRSITVELGERSYPIHIGSGLLRDIGQHCVKAGFPLRSPLLIVSDSEVAPRYLPMVEAALRGEGYAVVSHVIPAGEASKSLAVYEEVITTAIQAGLDRSSAVLALGGGVVGDLAGFVAATYMRGIGFIQIPTTILAHDSSVGGKVAVNHPLAKNMIGAFYQPSLVLYDLDTLSTLPPRQISSGLAEVVKHGLILDRDFAYWCREHASELLSLNTEALGYALERGCAIKAQVVSNDEREHGQRAFLNLGHTIGHAIEAVGGYGVFLHGEAIAIGMAGSALLAAKLGRERAIYEDTIAMLSALSLPVKLPAEYSEDELMEAMMHDKKFKEGKMTFIVPDSIGAVSIVNDVQPSAVREVLAQLKKEGSPW from the coding sequence ATGCGCAGCATTACGGTAGAACTCGGTGAACGTTCCTATCCGATCCACATCGGAAGCGGACTCTTGCGTGACATTGGCCAGCATTGCGTGAAGGCCGGGTTCCCGCTCCGCAGTCCGCTGCTGATCGTCAGTGACAGCGAAGTGGCCCCGCGGTATCTTCCCATGGTTGAGGCCGCCCTGCGCGGAGAAGGATATGCTGTAGTCAGTCATGTGATTCCGGCCGGAGAGGCCTCCAAATCACTGGCTGTGTACGAAGAAGTCATCACAACGGCAATCCAGGCCGGCCTGGACCGCAGTTCAGCCGTACTGGCGCTGGGCGGCGGTGTGGTAGGGGATCTGGCGGGATTTGTAGCCGCAACTTACATGCGCGGAATAGGCTTCATTCAGATTCCTACTACCATATTGGCTCATGACAGCAGTGTAGGCGGCAAGGTGGCGGTTAATCATCCGCTGGCGAAGAATATGATTGGCGCTTTCTATCAGCCGTCGCTGGTGCTGTATGATTTGGATACCCTGAGCACGCTTCCGCCGCGCCAGATCTCTTCGGGACTGGCTGAAGTGGTAAAGCACGGTCTGATTCTGGACCGTGACTTTGCTTACTGGTGCCGTGAACATGCTTCTGAACTGCTCTCCCTGAATACAGAGGCATTGGGATATGCGCTGGAGCGGGGCTGTGCGATCAAGGCTCAGGTCGTCAGCAATGACGAGCGGGAGCATGGGCAAAGAGCGTTCCTGAACCTTGGGCATACGATCGGACACGCGATTGAAGCCGTGGGCGGATATGGTGTATTCCTGCACGGCGAAGCCATTGCCATCGGAATGGCAGGTTCTGCCCTGCTCGCTGCCAAGCTTGGCCGGGAACGGGCGATTTATGAGGATACCATTGCCATGCTGTCAGCACTCTCGCTTCCCGTGAAATTGCCTGCAGAGTACAGCGAGGATGAGCTGATGGAAGCGATGATGCATGACAAGAAATTCAAGGAAGGCAAGATGACCTTTATCGTGCCGGATTCAATCGGCGCTGTCAGCATCGTGAATGATGTGCAGCCGAGCGCCGTCCGCGAGGTTCTCGCGCAGCTTAAGAAGGAGGGAAGCCCGTGGTAA